The stretch of DNA ATGGCGCGCAGAGCGGCCTTGCGGTCCTCGCCTTCGAGGCGGTCGGTGAACAGGATGCCGTCGAGGTGGTCAGTCTCGTGCTGGAAGCAGCGGGCAAGCATGCCCTCGCCCTCGACGGCGACCGGGTTGCCGTGCAGGTCCACTCCGGTCACGCGTGTGTGACGGCGGCGACGGACCGGGAAGCCCAACCCGGGGATGGAAAGGCAACCCTCGACGGCGTCCGGCTGGAAGTCCTCGCTGTTTTCCAGCACCGGGTTGATGATGTGTCCCTCAACACCGCCGATCCGGTAGGTGAAGACACGCTGGCTAACGCCGACCTGGGGAGCGGCCAGGCCTGCGCCTTCGACATCCTCCATGGTCTCGGTCATGTCCGCGACGAGCTTCGCCAATTCAGGCCCGAATTCCGTCACGGGATCTGCGACTGTGCGCAGCACAGGATCTCCGATGATGCGGATATTCAAAATGGCCATGTGCAATCTGTCCTCACGATGGGCGGATACGGGATTCCCACCAGTTTAGTTGCCCCGGCCAGCTTCCCGGACGCGGCCGATCTGCTTCGCCTGCACCTGGCTTGCTCCGGGCTGGTGGTCGATCGGTCCTCGCTAATAATGTCGGAGCCAAGTATTAGCGTGTGGGTATGGAAGCCGTCGGGGATTTCCTCCCGCTTGCGGACGCGGACCAGGCCAGAAGCCGGTCCGTGGATTCGGCTGTGGACGAGGCTCTCGCGCTGCTCCGGAGCGCGGGCTCGACGGCGGTATCTGACGCGGCGCCCTGGGGATTCGGGGCCGCGTCCGACTTCGCCGGCCAGGTGGAGGAACTGTCCCGGGCCGCGGAGTATCTGCAGCTCCTCGCGGCCGGCGCCGTGGACCGGCCGCGGAAACAAGACATAGCCACGGCCGGCACAGGATCCGGGACCACCGGCTGGACCACGGGCTGGCGGGACACCCCTGCCGCCGGCAGCAGTCCTAGCTCCGGCAGCGACGGCGGCGATAGCGACGACGGCCCGGACGCCGGAAGTGCCGCCGCCGGAAGCCTGGTTGCACAGAGCCGGGGTGCTTCTGGAGTTGCCGACAGCACGATGGGAACGCCGGACGACAGCATCCGGGCCGCAGACACAACGAACTTGCCGGGCGGCATGGGCTCAGCAGTCGACGGAAGCGCCGCGAGTGACCGCGGCGCCGCGCGTGACGGGGCTGCCACGGGTGACTCGGACGCCGCACGTGACGGGAACGCCACGGTCGGCAGGGATACCGCGAACGCGGTGGACGACGGGTA from Arthrobacter sp. B3I9 encodes:
- the def gene encoding peptide deformylase, which encodes MAILNIRIIGDPVLRTVADPVTEFGPELAKLVADMTETMEDVEGAGLAAPQVGVSQRVFTYRIGGVEGHIINPVLENSEDFQPDAVEGCLSIPGLGFPVRRRRHTRVTGVDLHGNPVAVEGEGMLARCFQHETDHLDGILFTDRLEGEDRKAALRAIRNANYDAVTEQTTAKRAKTVGSSFGGGSFGGGAATGSAGAASRAATGSFGNTQ
- a CDS encoding DUF222 domain-containing protein; its protein translation is MEAVGDFLPLADADQARSRSVDSAVDEALALLRSAGSTAVSDAAPWGFGAASDFAGQVEELSRAAEYLQLLAAGAVDRPRKQDIATAGTGSGTTGWTTGWRDTPAAGSSPSSGSDGGDSDDGPDAGSAAAGSLVAQSRGASGVADSTMGTPDDSIRAADTTNLPGGMGSAVDGSAASDRGAARDGAATGDSDAARDGNATVGRDTANAVDDGYRNTTKFLRARLRISAPEARRRLALAGDLLPRTRFGGQELLPPVREELGAAVASAEVSSRTAGIITAALDRVRHVSATRKPQPGWSTS